From a single candidate division WOR-3 bacterium genomic region:
- a CDS encoding glycosyltransferase family 4 protein has protein sequence MRLLLFNLATDADDPILGFTTRWISALAEHMESIDVITMRSGKIEVPKNVRVHSVGKEKGYSEPRRAIEFYRILGRLLTEQHYDVCFAHMMPLFALMAAPLLRILKIPIVLWYAHKSVNALLRLATFLVDEVVTSTQEGFRIPSSKVQVIGQGIDTGKFAPKQEGTSPNQTFTILTVGRLSPIKRVELLIEAVALCKEKHPELSVRVKIVGAAATDTDKFYEAKLFSLVKKYHMQTIVIFTGSKSYEQLVHVYHQADCFVNLSETGSIDKAVLEAMSCGLPVITNPAFTNLLGTDLSHWVIDGNPLKLCDRLLLLASMSEIERCKLGQQLRNIVVQEHSLTGLCTKLVREFKSVKKLYQKK, from the coding sequence ATGCGTCTTCTACTTTTTAATTTGGCCACTGATGCTGACGACCCTATCTTGGGTTTTACTACTCGTTGGATTTCGGCCTTGGCGGAACACATGGAATCTATTGATGTGATTACCATGCGATCGGGAAAAATTGAAGTTCCCAAAAATGTCCGGGTACACTCCGTTGGCAAAGAAAAGGGGTATAGCGAACCTCGAAGGGCGATTGAATTCTATCGCATTTTAGGGAGGTTACTAACAGAGCAGCATTATGATGTTTGCTTCGCTCACATGATGCCTTTATTTGCTTTGATGGCTGCTCCCTTGTTGCGGATACTCAAGATTCCGATTGTGTTGTGGTATGCTCACAAATCAGTCAATGCTCTGCTGCGTTTAGCTACTTTTTTGGTTGATGAGGTAGTGACTTCTACACAAGAAGGTTTTCGCATACCTAGCAGCAAGGTGCAGGTAATTGGTCAGGGAATTGATACAGGGAAATTTGCCCCGAAACAAGAGGGAACTTCGCCCAATCAAACTTTCACAATTCTCACAGTTGGTCGTCTTTCTCCTATCAAAAGGGTAGAGTTACTGATTGAGGCTGTGGCTTTGTGCAAAGAAAAACATCCAGAACTATCTGTTAGGGTTAAAATTGTCGGTGCAGCAGCTACAGATACAGACAAGTTCTATGAAGCTAAACTCTTCAGTTTGGTCAAGAAATATCATATGCAAACTATTGTGATTTTTACGGGCAGTAAATCCTATGAACAACTTGTCCATGTCTATCATCAAGCCGACTGCTTCGTTAATCTCTCGGAAACGGGTTCGATCGACAAGGCAGTTTTAGAAGCCATGAGTTGTGGGCTGCCAGTCATAACTAATCCTGCTTTTACTAATCTGTTAGGTACAGATTTATCTCATTGGGTAATAGATGGAAATCCTCTTAAATTGTGCGATCGCCTCCTCTTACTCGCGTCGATGTCAGAAATAGAACGCTGTAAACTTGGTCAGCAACTCCGGAATATTGTAGTGCAAGAACATAGTTTAACTGGACTTTGTACTAAACTTGTCCGTGAATTTAAATCTGTTAAGAAACTATACCAAAAAAAGTAA